Below is a genomic region from Triticum dicoccoides isolate Atlit2015 ecotype Zavitan chromosome 5A, WEW_v2.0, whole genome shotgun sequence.
NNNNNNNNNNNNNNNNNNNNNNNNNNNNNNNNNNNNNNNNNNNNNNNNNNNNNNNNNNNNNNNNNNNNNNNNNNNNNNNNNNNNNNNNNNNNNNNNNNNNNNNNNNNNNNNNNNNNNNNNNNNNNNNNNNNNNNNNNNNNNNNNNNNNNNNNNNNNNNNNNNNNNNNNNNNNNNNNNNNNNNNNNNNNNNNNNNNNNNNNNNNNNNNNNNNNNNNNNNNNNNNNNNNNNNNNNNNNNNNNNNNNNNNNNNNNNNNNNNNNNNNNNNNNNNNNNNNNNNNNNNNNNNNNNNNNNNNNNNNNNNNNNNNNNNNNNNNNNNNNNNNNNNNNNNNNNNNNNNNNNNNNNNNNNNNNNNNNNNNNNNNNNNNNNNNNNNNNNNNNNNNNNNNNNNNNNNNNNNNNNNNNNNNNNNNNNNNNNNNNNNNNNNNNNNNNNNNNNNNNNNNNNNNNNNNNNNNNNNNNNNNNNNNNNNNNNNNNNNNNNNNNNNNNNNNNNNNNNNNNNNNNNNNNNNNNNNNNNNNNNNNNNNNNNNNNNNNNNNNNNNNNNNNNNNNNNNNNNNNNNNNNNNNNNNNNNNNNNNNNNNNNNNNNNNNNNNNNNNNNNNNNNNNNNNNNNNNNNNNNNNNNNNNNNNNNNNNNNNNNNNNNNNNNNNNNNNNNNNNNNNNNNNNNNNNNNNNNNNNNNNNNNNNNNNNNNNNNNNNNNNNNNNNNNNNNNNNNNNNNNNNNNNNNNNNNNNNNNNNNNNNNNNNNNNNNNNNNNNNNNNNNNNNNNNNNNNNNNNNNNNNNNNNNNNNNNNNNNNNNNNNNNNNNNNNNNNNNNNNNNNNNNNNNNNNNNNNNNNNNNNNNNNNNNNNNNNNNNNNNNNNNNNNNNNNNNNNNNNNNNNNNNNNNNNNNNNNNNNNNNNNNNNNNNNNNNNNNNNNNNNNNNNNNNNNNNNNNNNNNNNNNNNNNNNNNNNNNNNNNNNNNNNNNNNNNNNNNNNNNNNNNNNNNNNNNNNNNNNNNNNNNNNNNNNNNNNNNNNNNNNNNNNNNNNNNNNNNNNNNNNNNNNNNNNNNNNNNNNNNNNNNNNNNNNNNNNNNNNNNNNNNNNNNNNNNNNNNNNNNNNNNNNNNNNNNNNNNNNNNNNNNNNNNNNNNNNNNNNNNNNNNNNNNNNNNNNNNNNNNNNNNNNNNNNNNNNNNNNNNNNNNNNNNNNNNNNNNNNNNNNNNNNNNNNNNNNNNNNNNNNNNNNNNNNNNNNNNNNNNNNNNNNNNNNNNNNNNNNNNNNNNNNNNNNNNNNNNNNNNNNNNNNNNNNNNNNNNNNNNNNNNNNNNNNNNNNNNNNNNNNNNNNNNNNNNNNNNNNNNNNNNNNNNNNNNNNNNNNNNNNNNNNNNNNNNNNNNNNNNNNNNNNNNNNNNNNNNNNNNNNNNNNNNNNNNNNNNNNNNNNNNNNNNNNNNNNNNNNNNNNNNNNNNNNNNNNNNNNNNNNNNNNNNNNNNNNNNNNNNNNNNNTCATTGAGAAGTACTGGCCGGGAGTTCACCTTCACAATCAACCAGTGATCCCTTGTACTACTTCAGGGATCAAGCCGAGGTACTTCTACTTTTCTGTCCAAACAAGAAATTAGTGGGAAAAAAAGATACCTCTCATTCAGGTATATTATGAATACAGATTTGGCTGTCGGCTGTCGGCTTTTCCTATAGGGACAAAGGTTTGTGCGCATTCATGTTTTTGTTTTCAATCACACGCAAAATTCATGTCTTTATTAGTACTGAAAAATTCCCTGAGCATCCCTGTAGATTACATGGatttatataatttgtctaatgggTTTATTTCTGTTGCTATGCAGCTCAACTGTTGAATGTTGATGGTGAATCGAAGATAGTGCTTATTCCAGTTGTAGTTGCGGTCAGTTTCCTTCCATTCCTTTTACCTGATAATTTATCTCTTCATTTTCTTTGGTATTCTATTTTATATGAAAATTCGTCGATGCGAGACTTGGACCATGAATTTGCTTCAGTTGCTTATTTTGTAGTAGTATACTCCTTTGTGACAATCAAGAATATGCTAGCCGTATTGCCAGCATTATATGTATATACTCCATATGGTAGTATATACTCTGAGAACTGGTGTATATACCTTATTTGTAAAATAGTTTGTATATACTTCTTGCTAACTACTCTGTATTATCATGGTGGGTTAAATAGTTTTTGGTCTTCTAACTCTCTAGGATAATTAGCATCTTTGTGGGCCTTTTCAGATTAAAATAACCTATTGATTTGATCAATAGAACAGATCTCTCTTTTTAAATAGTGGTAGTTTCTCCAAAGTTCTACTAATTTAATTCATTATTTAGGTATCCAGATCCAATaaccttgctgtttatatcttcttCTAATAAATCAATTTACAGTGCCACAGTTAAAACAGATGCAAATTGATGTATTGCTCGAATTTCAATCCTGCACTTTATCTATGTTGCTTGCTCTGAACTCTGTAAAAGGTACATTGCACATGCTGTTCACCTCTTTCTGtactttgttggttcttcttaacaTTTGTGTTTTTCCTATAAGATGACGAAGAGTAATCCAGACAAAGTTCCACGAACGACTACGCATCGTTCCCCATTTACAGACATAACGAACTCGTCTACCATTGATAACGCAAATGTCACTACTAATAGTCAACAATTAGTTCAATAAAATTGCTTGGTTATTGGCACGGTGGTTGCATCACAGCTGCGAAATCTCCACTGGCGTAGGATACAAAGATAAGACGCTGGCAAGTGGCTGTACAGCTTATTCTTGTTTACTTGTCTCAGACACAGATGTATATCGCTGTTAAAGGCTGTGACGACGTGCCGTGCTGATTGATCATTAGTTGGACGGGCCTGCTGGGGCTGAACATTTGACTTTTGACCAGAACAAGTGATCAGAAGCGCTTCCCCAGTTGGCATCATCCTGCAGACAGTGTTTAGGATGAGCATCATCTTAGTGGCGCGCCGTTGTGGGAGGCGCATGCACTGTGGTGGGCCGAGGTGTGTACTACGTGGGAGACGCGAGGAAAATGCTCAATTCCTATTTTGAGTGAGTCCCACCCATGGAACCTCATAAGCCTAAGGCATTTAGACTAGATGTCTGGATTATGTGGTTGCCCACTTGATTTCTTCATTCACTGCAGTTGATGGTATGAGAAACAATATATGAAGACTTGGTTATTTCTTTCAGTTGAGACGTTCAGTGAGAATTTAGCACTGACATAATGAGAGAGGAATTCAGCCCTGAAGAAAGCACTGGCAAATGAACCGGCATATATTTCATCACTTGGTTCTTCTATCTATGAAGTAGTGTGAACCTGCATGCCAAGTTTCTTCTGCATGAGGCAGATATGCTATATTGCTATTTGAGATGTGATTCTCCTGTCCTTAGAAGCATGTTCTTTGTCCTAATTTTCTGTATGCTCTCTGTTCTTCAGAGATTATACTTAAAACAGTCTTGATTAGAACGATAATAATAAGTTATCCTTGGAAATCTGCTGATCGACAAAATGTAGTTTTCAGTAGCATGCCTGTTGATTACTAATTGCTACGGCATTTTATTTTCTGATACATCTAAAGCGTCCAATGTGATTTGCTTCACTGCAGAGTAATATGGATGAAGAACTGAGAGCAGCGTTTGGTCAAAAGATTCAGGTAGGAAACTGGTTTTCGCAAATGCCCAAATCGTGGTAAAGGCAGTAAAGGTAAGTTCAGAGTCTTTCGGTTACATGCAGAATAAAGACTATATTTATGGTGAGTGATGCGGGAATTATTATGAAGGTGATACAGATTCAGTCATAACCTTTGATTGGCTACAATTTATGTCGAAGATACAATGCAGAAGCATGATATGAATGTGTGCCAACTCAACAAAACTAAATGTTGCTCTATGAATCATTGTTTAAAGTGATTCAGTATCAGTTCATATCTTAAGATCATTGCACCATCAAGCATCTTCCTCGTAGCATGGGCTGTGGCCATTTTCTATAGAAAAATTATAGTAACCATGCATTTATGTTTCTGTAGTTTGATTTTAGCATTTGTTTCAATGAATTTGAAGGTACTGGCACAGCGGAGTTATTGTGGTATATGCCAGCATGTTTGACGCTGTCACATGAGCTGTTGATAACTCGATATGCTATGAGTTGTCCTTCTGATGAAGAACTTTTTACTTACATCTCAATTTTCATTGTGTCTGGAGGATAAATACTAATACTATCTCCTTTGATCTTTTGGCTGTCCCTCGGGCCATGAATGTTCCTACTGGGGTGAAGGAGAACATTCAGCTCATGAGGGGGCTTCACATGGTCGCCGATATCCAATGCCTTGATTGTCGTGAGGCGCTCGTGTGGAAGTGCAAGATGGACTACGAGGAATCACAGAAGTACAAGGAATGGAAGTTCATATTTGAGAAGGCAAATATTGTACATGAGAATTGGTAGTAAATAAAAAAGTCAACAATGTGCCAAAATGCTATTATGGAGATGTGAATTGTGATCCCTGCCTTTGTACATAGCAGTCACCTGTAAGTACCAATTTGTTGGCCGCACCATCTTATTTCGCGCCATAATTTACACTTTTGTTTTCTGTGGAGAGACAAATTTTGTTAATTTGTCTCGGAACCATTTTTTGTTCATAGCTGGTTGGCTTAAGAATGTTTGATCTTTTTGTTAAACATCGAATTAAGAAATGGATCAacttcttgctgtaatttccattgTTACCTTGTGTAGTTGTGATGTGTTTAATGACGAAAACAAGTGTATGGCCATATCTCTATGAAACCATAAATACATCAGGCCTAACTTGGTTGTGTATACTTTCCTTGACATCAGAAGCACTTGCTCCAGAAAAAAGGAAGCACTTATGCCACATGGCATGCGCTGTACGTCCACACTTAGAATTGAAAGATTTTCTGAAGTTTTACCCGGTACTAATTGCAATAGTTTTGTTAACAATGTCTGCACTGAACCTGACTTTCTTTTAGCTTGTTGATAGTGGTTCCCATGCTGAAAAGATGTTCCTTTCTGATGTTTTTTTCCATGTCGATTAGTTTTACATATAGACAGTATTACCATACAATATAATTTTAATTTGAATAAAAaatcttatgatttttgtgtttaaaatggagacgtgcgttgcacgtgcaaacTTACTAGTATTGAGGAAGTTACTTAGATTTTTTCCTTTGTTACCTGTGGCTCGTAGTTGATCAGTTTGTACGGTGTTTTTTCTTCACCTTTATTTCATCATAGTTTTTGCAAATCAAGAACAAAACCTCTCTTGATGTTTAACCATGATAGGTTTTTGGGTGGTTGATTAAGGGGGAGAGGGTTGTACAAGATNNNNNNNNNNNNNNNNNNNNNNNNNNNNNNNNNNNNNNNNNNNNNNNNNNNNNNNNNNNNNNNNNNNNNNNNNNNNNNNNNNNNNNNNNNNNNNNNNNNNNNNNNNNNNNNNNNNNNNNNNNNNNNNNNNNNNNNNNNNNNNNNNNNNNNNNNNNNNNNNNNNNNNNNNNNNNNNNNNNNNNNNNNNNNNNNNNNNNNNNNNNNNNNNNNNNNNNNNNNNNNNNNNNNNNNNNNNNNNNNNNNNNNNNNNNNNNNNNNNNNNNNNNNNNNNNNNNNNNNNNNNNNNNNNNTGCGCggcggagggggggggggttgcttaCCTTGATTTAAGATGCCATGGATGAGGAAGCTTTGCCTGGTTCTTCGGGTCTGATTAGGAGGAAGAAGGTTCAGGCGTGGGCTTGCTTGTCAAAAAAGACAGAGGGTCGTAAcgtgagaggaagaagatgggaaCCAGACGGGATGAGGGAGACGTTGGCCAGAACGCGTTGGTGCTGGGAACGGACCAGGAGGCGCGTGGGTAGGGACCAGGCGTGGGCGTGGGTGAAAGGCGTGCGTATGGATGTTTCCTTTTTCGGTTGTCCTGATCACGCACAACTACTCCTTTCTTTTTTGGGAGAGCTTCACTATTACAAATGGGCGTCCGGAAGTCGGCTAGTCAGATTCATTTTATTTTGTATATGGGTCGTTCTGTCTATTCATTGTACTTGTCTTTACATCCTCAATATTAATCAGATTTAAGATGTCTTTGGGTGTCTTTattaaaaagaagaaaagaaaatctTTCCCTGTTCCCCTGACACACACGCTCCAGTGCTccggcgccgcctcctccctccggcCCCCGTCCGACCTCCGCGCCGCCACCCATCCCACCCCAAGACGACGCCATCCCGCTCCCGTACACCTCCTCTCCCGCACGAGCACCAACCGACACCGCCTCCCGTTCGAGCACCGCCTCCGCCGCCAATCTCCGCTCCCGCACACACTGCCGCCGTCGCCTCTCTGCTTCAGCATCCACCGCCGCCAGCCTATCCACTCATCATCCACACAAAAGGGGAAAGAAAAGGGAAATCCCACTCCCATccaggctgccgccgccgcttcTGATCTGATCTGCGTCCCCCCACGCCGGACTAACCCTAATCCCGTCGGTTTCTGCCGGCGGCGCAGTCAGAGGACAAGCAGTGATGGCGGGGACCTCCGGAGCCCAGATCTCCTCCCGTCGGGCGGCTATCCGACCGAGGGCCCTTCGCGatccgcgccgcccctgcccttccTCCAACATCCGATCCCACACCCAATCAGCTGGACGCAAGCGAAAATACTCGGTGGCCATCGACGTGGATCCCGTCCGTGACTGGGCGAACATCGGGGACGGGCCCGCCGGCCTGATCGCCGAGCTTGCCCTCGCCAGCGACGTGGCCGACTATGTCCGCTTCCGCGCCGTGTGCCGGCCGTGGCGGCGGTGCTCGCCGGACCCGTGCGCCGGCGGCCTGGACGGCCGCTTCCTGCCCCGCAAGTGGATCATGCTTGACAAGGCGCTTGCCAGGCCCCGCCGACATCGCTTGCTTAATGTGTCTACAGGCGAGTGCATACGGATGGACCTCCCGGAGCTCGCGGAGCACACGTTGCTCGCGCTCACCCCAGaaggcctcctcctcctgctcctcaagTCCACCCTGGTTGTCCGCCTGCTTAACCCGCTCACGCGGCAGCTCACCGACCTTCCGCCGATGACCGCTCTCCTGAGACCAGGGCAGCATCGGTCCAGGCAATGTGGTGTCGAGATAGGAAGAACAATAAATGTGTCCGGCGTGGGTCTTGTTGCCGACGCCTCCATGGTGGCAGTCAATTTCTTTGATCCCAGGGGGCTTGTCGTCGCTAAGCCCGGCGATGAGAGTTGGACCATGGTCGACAAGGAATACATGAATTCGGTTTTGCCTTTTGCGGGGCGCTTCTACTGCGCCAACTACAGGGGCGTCATGGTGCTGACGACCAGCTCGGATCAGCAGCCGCCCCGGCTCCAGTTGGTCGCTGACCGGAGCGACTCATTTGATTTCTACCGGATGGCGCACAGCCTTCACCTGGTGGACAATGGCGAGGAGTTGATGCTGGTGCACCGAGCGCTAAGCCTGGACGGCGAGTATGGCAGGAGTTATGATGCTTACAGAGTGGATTTGGAAGCTGGGGTCCTGGCCCCAGCCAAGGGCTTCAACGGGCGCGCCGTGTTCATGGGCATGTGCCGCTCAATTTCTGTACCAGCTGAGGCTGCTTACCCCTCTGTCGCTGCTGATACCATCTACCTGGGACGCGATTGTGGTGGCCAGATTCAGGGGTACAATATCGCGGATGGAAGCATATGCAGTCTGATTGAGGCAGTATGTCCGCATAGTATTGTGGATTGTCTCCGCTGCTGCATCCAGGGACTCGGCAAGCAACTTGCTTGAGCCTCAGGACGAATAATGGGTGTTTGACGAATGCTAGGTGTTATTCTTTGCTATGATTCTGTTTCTCTGGCGGGTGTGGTGTTTGCGGTGATTCTGGTCTTGGCCTACTGCTGGTGTGGTGTCTGCCGTGATTCTGGTCTTGGCCTACTGCTGGGCGTGGTGTCTGCCGTGATTCTGGTCCTGGTCTTATGCATCAGTTACTGTGTATCGTACAGCATTATCATATGTACCTCAAATAATATAAACGCTTATCAAACAAAAAATGTTACTGGTTTTCTGTTTCTAATATTTACATATGATGTGGCAGTATACTGATGAAACAAAATTATCTGCATCTTCCTACTTTCTAGTACATCCTTGATGTTTTGTATAGACCGCTGCCCCTTCTTCTTCCATGATATATACTTCTAATCTGACCTTTGTACATTCCTTCCATGATATATAATGATAATGTAAGTTCTAATCTGATTTTTGGTACCATTACATGACTCACAACAGTCATACGAGTGTACCAGTAAATATTTTCCTTATAAGTTGATCAAATAATAAGTTGTAAATCCTGTTAGATCAAGGACTCTGTCCATTGACCAAGACAGTCATATATTTTGACTTTGTTCTGATCCTGACCAGCAAGGGATCATGCTTCAACTTGAATCTCCAGGAGTTCACTCCAGGGTTAAGACCTATCAAAGCTCCATTCAAGATAGCATCCAACAAATTAGTCACATAACTCATGTAATCATGACAGTTTGTTATAAATTGGTAGGATAAAGTCCAATGAAATCAAGCGAGCCATGAGCAATATAGTACTAGCAGTGTAGCACGATTTTCTTTATATGATTCCCATCATTCTTAGCCCATGTTTGATTCTCAATCAATTTCTTTAGGTACATTAATTACATTGAAAGAACGTATACATCACTAATCCATTTTTAGTTGTTTGATACCTGAAGCATAgagtgattattattattattgttccaAAAATAGTAATAGTTGTACAATGATGATTTAGCAGCCCGATTCTTACGGAGTAACTACTACTTGACTCCATGCCTTGGCAGTCCATATATAGCTTACAGAATTTATTTGGTCTCTCCACCTTTGCAGGTTCCTGAGTTGTTTCATGTTCGATTTTCTTGTGTGTGATCCATGATGCAAATGCAGGTTATGTTTGATGTGTATAGGGACTACTACAGCTACTACATTGAAAGTAATTTCAATTGCTTACCTTGTTGTCAATTACTGATGATGCTGGACTAGAATTAGTGCCCAGAATTATTTGGCACTTCTACGAGGACCTATGTATGAACAATGTTTCTTACATGCCAGGTCGAAAATGATCAATTAAGCTCAATTTGCTTGTTTGAACTAACATTTACCCTTCTGTTTACTTTATTATGTGGCTTCAGATTTTCAGGCTGGCCAGGCTCAAGAGTCACCGCTCCCAAGGCCATTCTTTACCATAAACAGTTATTGGAACCGGGAGAGCTAAGCATACCAGTGGGGTGAATCATGATGTCTCTTATAGTAAATCAGGAGAAGCTTTGAATTATAGAAGGAGAAACCTATCTGCGGTAGACACGAAAGATTTCTTTGATTTAATTTGGTAAGCTTCATTTCTGGATGTTATGATGTTTTATGCCTACATCATGTCCCGAGTATGAAAAATATAATTACCAATTAGTTACAGTTTACATTTTTTCTTTCTTCACAGTACCTTCCTTTTTTTTACCTTGACCATCATGTAGTATGTTCTTTGCAAACCTCTTCGAAATGTTACAAATCTAATTAATCATAGTTCAATATTGCAGAAATATTTAGTAGTACATATCAGTATCACAAACTAAAATCAGTACAGTGTTTTTTAAGCCAAATAATGTTTTGCATACATAATGCTTAACGTAGAAACTAAATGTTCCATTGGGGGTCCAAGCACCAAATCCTAATTCGTGCCGTCAACATTTTTCTATGATTTGCAAAGTAATATGGTCTATATTGATGTGGCCTTGTGCGTTTCTTTTTTGACGCGTCAACAGAAAAGAAACACTACTATTTTGCGAGGCTTGCGTTTTCACGAACTTTGTTAAGTCATTTTTATTGAGATTTTGATGAACTGCTTTGTCAATTTATTTTTGCGGTTATCCTAGTTAGAGATATCTTATGTTTGCATATGTGATCTCATCCCTGGAGCTATACATGGAAGCATTGAAACAATGTGGGATGATAAATCAACCAAGAACAAGGTATGTGCGTATAGATCAAATGAGATCTGTTCTTAATTTATGTGCTGATGAGTTTCTGTGTGATGCAACAGCCTCAAATCTGTTTCTAGAGCTTCAACATAAATCACTTATAGAAAAGGGAAAAAGGGAGGACGCTGAGCCATTTATCTCAAGATATTACTGTTTGTTGTATGCCTAGACAACTACTCTGAAGCGGGAAGTTTATGTTGCGGTTTAAGGGGATCAAGCTCTGTGTAGTTACTCTGTCTATAGTTCTTGCATAAACTGCATGAAACCCAAGGGGGACAAAAGCTCCTGAGATTGTTTGAGTTGTCACTCTCAGATCCATTCCATTTCATTGTGTTCTTTGGCATGATTTTTTTTTTGCCGTAAGTTGCTTGTGATTATTGTGAATTTATAGTGGTTAGTGATATTTCAGAGAGCTTTCTGTTACCATATTTGCAAGCTGATGTTGCTTCTGACTTTTGATCCCTATTTCTAGAACAAACCACCTTTAGAAAGCTCATGTTTTGGAAGCTCTTAATGAAACGTACATGCGTGACATTCTTCGGCGCAACAAAGCGCGCACTAAAGACTTGTAGTAAAACTGAATCCGGCGCCAGGAATCCACCATACATGCACTGATCCGGCAGATGCAGAGAACCATGAGATATTCTAGCAAAATTAACGACGGTGCGTGGTCGTGGACCGTTGCAAAATGAGGACCCAGTTGGTTTTCTGGGTCGCCCCAGTTTTGGTCACCAAGTCAGCCCTCCCTGCCTTCATCGCTGTTTTTTTCTTACTCACTTGCACTCCATGCTGCTCTTAGTTCCTCAAGCGCCAGGAGTATACATCTACAGGTCTCAGCCTCACCTTCGTTCCTCACCAAAATCTACAATCAACGAACTGCAAAGCAGAAACGGCAACAGATATCCACCATCCTCTTAGAGTTCTTGGAGCCAGCAACCGACGGGGATAGGGATGGCGGCCTCCGGGAAGGTGATCAAGTGCAAAGGTCTGTTCCTGAAACAGTACTAGTTAGTTTCATCTGATTTTGATTTCATGTGAAGAAACCCTGGAATTGTTGAATGGAGATAATCTAATTGGTCTGGTTCGTGCGTGATTGCAGCGGCGGTGGCATGGGAGGCCGGGAAGCCTGTACGatcgaggaggtggaggtggcgccGCCGCAGGCCATGGGGGTGTGAGTCAAGATCCTCTACACTGTCCTCTGCCACACTGACGTCTACTTCTGGGAAGCCAAGGTATCCACACAGAGTTTTGTGTGTTCCCAATGGTGTAATTGTGATGCATCTCAGTGGCTAATTAACTTGCTGATGTTCTGCTTGGATTTGTGCAGGGCCAAACTCCGGTTTTCCCTAGGATCTTAGGCCATGAAGCTGGAGGGTATGCATCCTCTCTCTTTCAGTTTTGTTGCTTGGAGGAATCTTGAATCTTGAATCATTATTTATTCACACTGGCTTCTAATTATAGTCATCCATAAATTAGATTGCTAcctacatacatcaagtgtccatATTTTATTGCCATGGGATAAAAATTATGAAGAATCATGAGATAACATCATCCATGACACAAACTCACACTATGAAGTGCTTTGGACAATCATATGGTTTTGGACTAGTTAATTTTCCCATGTTCTGTAAGCTGCTGATCTCCTCGTTATATCTTTACCACATTTATAATTTTCCAAAATAAAACAATCAGTACATAACTACTTTATTCATTTTGTAACGTTTTATGAGTGGCTAATTTCCTTGGTAGTTGTCCTTTTCTGCATTTTATTAAAATAGTATTATGTTTGCTTTTCATAGTTTATCTTTTCTGCCAACTCTTTTTACTAACTTGCTTCTTGTTGCAGCATTGTTGAGAGCGTTGGAGAGGGTGTTACTGATCTCGTGCTGGGTGACCATATCCTCCCTGTGTTCACCGGCGAGTGCGAGGAGTGTGCCCACTGAAATCAAAGGAGAGCAACCTTTGTGACCTCAGGATCAACGTGGATCGTGGCGTGATGATCGGTGATGGGGAGTCTCGCTTCACCATTAATGGGAAAACGATCTTCCACTTCGTTGGGACCTCCACCTTCAGTGAGTACACCGTTATCCATGTCGGGTACCTCGAAAAAAAACCTCGAGGCGCCCCTTGACAAAGTTTGTGTTCTCAGCTGTGGTATCTCAACTGGTAAGAGATGGCTCCTCATGTCATTGTTTCCAAATGAATCACAATGTTCAAGGTGCCTCTATTAGTTGCCGAATTGTGATTTTTCTGCAGGACTTGGTGCTACCCTCAATGTCGCGAAAC
It encodes:
- the LOC119303497 gene encoding uncharacterized protein LOC119303497; amino-acid sequence: MAGTSGAQISSRRAAIRPRALRDPRRPCPSSNIRSHTQSAGRKRKYSVAIDVDPVRDWANIGDGPAGLIAELALASDVADYVRFRAVCRPWRRCSPDPCAGGLDGRFLPRKWIMLDKALARPRRHRLLNVSTGECIRMDLPELAEHTLLALTPEGLLLLLLKSTLVVRLLNPLTRQLTDLPPMTALLRPGQHRSRQCGVEIGRTINVSGVGLVADASMVAVNFFDPRGLVVAKPGDESWTMVDKEYMNSVLPFAGRFYCANYRGVMVLTTSSDQQPPRLQLVADRSDSFDFYRMAHSLHLVDNGEELMLVHRALSLDGEYGRSYDAYRVDLEAGVLAPAKGFNGRAVFMGMCRSISVPAEAAYPSVAADTIYLGRDCGGQIQGYNIADGSICSLIEAVCPHSIVDCLRCCIQGLGKQLA